ATCACACATCTGGTTGaagatttgtttgtttttagtaCGTTGTagtattttctctttttttccatAAAAACCATAGTTTGTAAGTGAATTTCTTAAAGACAATGCAAACGTGTACTGGTGGTTGGTTCGTTATCCTTACAATTATATGCCAAGTCAACTCAATTATATGTCAAAGTCGAAATCTCCACAATAGTTAGTTACAGTCACATGGAATTCTATAATAAcgtgtatatattattttttgttcacaaatgaaaaaaaaaagaagaagaagaacaaaatatCCGGACTGCAAAAAAGAATAGTATGAATTGGAGAGTACTAATTATATAGTGATAGATGTCCTTTATTCATCCAGTACGGGTTACGGAAAAAAAAGAGTAAGCGTCATAGTCCCCTTTATGTTTGCATAAaagaatttaatttaattagtgCAATTAAAAGCAAGATTAGTAAGCGTTCACTTAATTCACGGATTAATTAACTAATTAGTAAATGACCACTATACCCCTCATCTTTCTCCACGTACATGCCTGGTTTCACCTTCCTCTCATTCcctctctatatatatggacTCTTCTCTTTCCTTCTTCCTCACACACTAAAAGCTCCTAAAAACAACAATACAATTCTCAAatccttttctctgaaaccaaACCATGCCTGAAGCACCGAAAAATGAATCTTTAGAGGTTTTCGACCTGACGCTCGACGAGAAGAACAAGAGGAGGCTTCAGTTAATCGAAGAGCTGACCTCCAACGCCGACCAAGTCCAGAGACGGGTCTTGGAGGAGATCTTGACCCGTAATGCTGACGTGGAGTATCTCAGGCGACATGACCTCGACGGTCGCACAGACCGAGAGACCTTCAAAAACGTGATGCCGGTTATAACGTACGAGGATATCCAGCCTGAGATCAACAGGATCGCTAATGGTGATAAATCCCCTATCCTCTCCTCAAAGCCCATCTCCGAGTTCCTCACCAGGTTCGTCTCTAacattctctcttcttcttcttcttgctctgTTTTTGCTtgtatttttttggtcaatGCTCTGTTTTTGCTTGTGTTTATGGTCAATGCTCTgttttttcttgtatttttgGTCGATGCTCTGTTTTTATCTctttttcatgtttattttgAGTAAGattgaaatatttataagtTGTTTTCCGGTGATGGGTTGTTTAATAAACGCAAAAGATCGATACTTTAACATCTTTTTCATGAATTTTTCTCAACAATCAATAGTCGTAACATGTCTTTTTATATGTTCTTTAACAGCTCTGGGACATCTGGTGGGGAGAGGAAGCTAATGCCAACAATCGAAGAGGAACTAGACAGAAGATCATTTCTCTATAGCTTCTTGATGCCCGTGATGAGCCAGTTTGTTCCTGGTCTCGACAAAGGCAAAGGAATGTATTTCTTGTTCATCAAGTCCGAGTCCAAGACACCAGGAGGCCTCCCCGCTCGCCCTGTCTTAACCAGTTACTACAAATCTTCCCATTTCAAAGAAAGACCATTTGACCCTTACACCAACTACACAAGCCCCAACGAGACCATCCTTTGCCCTGACTCTTACCAGAGCATGTACTCTCAGATGCTCTGTGGCTTATGCCAACACCATGAGGTTCTCCGAGTAGGCGCTGTCTTCGCATCTGGATTCATCAGAGCTATCAAGTTTCTTGAGAAGCGTTGGACCGAGCTGGTCCGGGACATCAGAACCGGTACTCTAAGTTCCTCCATAACCGATCCTTCAGTGCGTGAAGCCGTCGCCAAGATCCTTAAACAGAGCCCCAAACTCGCAGAGTTCGTGGAGTCCGAGTGCAAAAAGAAATCTTGGCAAGGGATCATCACTAGGCTATGGCCTAACACAAAGTATGTGGATGTGATTGTAACCGGGACAATGTCTCAGTACATTCCAACTTTGGATTACTACAGCAATGGCTTGCCTCTTGTCTGCACAATGTACGCTTCTTCTGAGTGTTACTTTGGTGTGAACTTGAGGCCACTCTGCAAACCTAGCGAGGTCTCTTACACGCTCATACCAACC
The Brassica napus cultivar Da-Ae chromosome A1, Da-Ae, whole genome shotgun sequence DNA segment above includes these coding regions:
- the LOC106445777 gene encoding indole-3-acetic acid-amido synthetase GH3.5, translating into MPEAPKNESLEVFDLTLDEKNKRRLQLIEELTSNADQVQRRVLEEILTRNADVEYLRRHDLDGRTDRETFKNVMPVITYEDIQPEINRIANGDKSPILSSKPISEFLTSSGTSGGERKLMPTIEEELDRRSFLYSFLMPVMSQFVPGLDKGKGMYFLFIKSESKTPGGLPARPVLTSYYKSSHFKERPFDPYTNYTSPNETILCPDSYQSMYSQMLCGLCQHHEVLRVGAVFASGFIRAIKFLEKRWTELVRDIRTGTLSSSITDPSVREAVAKILKQSPKLAEFVESECKKKSWQGIITRLWPNTKYVDVIVTGTMSQYIPTLDYYSNGLPLVCTMYASSECYFGVNLRPLCKPSEVSYTLIPTMAYFEFLPVHRNTGVTNSINLPKALTEKEQQELVDLVDVKLGQEYELVVTTYAGLCRYRVGDLLKVTGFKNKAPQFSFICRKNVVLSIDSDKTDEVELQNAVKNAVTHLVPFDASVSEYTSYADTSSIPGHYVLFWELCLDGNTPIPPSVFEDCCLALEESLNTVYRQGRVSDKSIGPLEIKIVEPGTFDKLMDYAISLGASINQYKTPRCVKFAPIIELLNSRVVDSYFSPKCPKWVPGHKQWGSN